In the genome of Fusobacterium necrogenes, one region contains:
- a CDS encoding glycosyltransferase family 2 protein: MKRKKISVCMATYNGEDYIKKQIESILNQTLQVDEIIISDDNSNDLTLNIIKKFNNPKIKIIKNLKKGVINNFENSLKESTGDYIFLVDQDDIWELDKVDKIIKSLRKYDLVVHNAKIINSNDDVILKETFFDIRNSKKGILKNLYKNRYIGCCMAFNRKILEKVLPFPKDIPMHDSWIGLIAELYGNVYFETETLIYYRRHENNVTELNNSKNKKLKQLQIRWRLLKNLFIKVIKK, translated from the coding sequence ATGAAAAGAAAGAAAATTTCTGTATGTATGGCAACATATAATGGAGAAGACTATATAAAAAAACAAATAGAGAGTATTTTAAATCAAACACTTCAAGTAGACGAAATTATTATATCAGATGATAATTCAAATGATTTAACTTTAAATATTATAAAAAAGTTTAATAATCCTAAAATAAAAATTATTAAAAATTTAAAAAAAGGTGTCATTAATAATTTTGAAAATAGTTTGAAGGAAAGTACTGGAGATTATATATTTTTAGTTGATCAAGATGATATTTGGGAATTGGATAAAGTTGATAAGATAATTAAAAGTTTAAGAAAATATGATTTAGTAGTACATAATGCTAAAATTATTAATTCAAATGATGATGTAATTTTAAAAGAAACTTTTTTTGATATTAGAAATTCTAAAAAAGGGATATTAAAAAATTTATATAAAAATAGGTATATAGGATGTTGTATGGCATTTAATAGAAAGATTCTAGAAAAGGTATTGCCATTTCCTAAGGATATTCCAATGCATGATAGTTGGATAGGACTAATAGCTGAGCTATACGGAAATGTTTATTTTGAAACTGAAACTTTAATATATTATAGAAGACATGAAAATAATGTAACTGAACTAAATAATAGTAAAAATAAAAAATTAAAACAATTACAAATAAGATGGCGATTGTTAAAAAATTTGTTTATAAAGGTGATAAAAAAATGA
- a CDS encoding glycosyltransferase family 2 protein produces MKITGSIVTYNNNIEELRKAISSFLNTNLDIKLYISDNSEIDTIKEICRDQRIEYIFNNSNKGFGYGHNIAIKKAEKENSKYHFVINPDIYYEEGQLEKMVDFLEKNENVALMMPKILHLNGEIQYACKLLPTPFNLFSRAFLPSWKWVKKINDNYEMRFTNYDKTIEVPYISGCFMGFRTSVFKEIGYFDDNIFMYLEETDISRRISIKGYKTVMYPETQIFHKWERGTYKSKKLRNITIQSSIYYFNKYGWFFDRYRREINKRIKNRYQ; encoded by the coding sequence ATGAAAATAACAGGATCTATTGTAACTTATAATAATAATATTGAAGAGTTGAGAAAGGCTATATCAAGTTTTTTAAATACAAATTTGGATATAAAACTTTATATTAGTGATAATTCTGAAATAGATACAATTAAAGAAATATGTAGAGATCAAAGAATAGAATATATTTTTAATAACTCAAATAAAGGATTTGGATATGGACATAATATAGCGATAAAAAAAGCAGAAAAAGAGAATTCAAAATATCATTTTGTAATAAATCCAGATATTTATTATGAGGAAGGGCAACTTGAAAAAATGGTTGATTTTTTAGAAAAAAATGAAAATGTGGCTTTAATGATGCCTAAAATTTTACATTTAAATGGAGAAATTCAATATGCTTGTAAATTGCTTCCTACTCCATTTAACTTATTTTCTAGAGCTTTTTTACCAAGTTGGAAATGGGTAAAGAAAATAAATGATAATTATGAAATGAGATTCACAAATTATGATAAAACTATAGAAGTTCCATATATTTCAGGATGTTTTATGGGGTTTAGAACAAGTGTTTTTAAAGAAATTGGTTATTTTGATGACAATATTTTTATGTATTTGGAAGAAACAGATATTTCAAGAAGAATTTCAATAAAGGGCTATAAAACTGTTATGTATCCTGAAACACAGATTTTTCATAAATGGGAAAGGGGAACATATAAAAGTAAAAAATTAAGAAATATTACAATTCAATCCTCAATATATTATTTTAATAAATATGGATGGTTTTTTGATAGATATAGGAGAGAAATAAATAAAAGAATAAAGAATCGATATCAATAG
- a CDS encoding O-antigen polymerase, translated as MRKILINPFYLYSISWTITLVFYKINIIKVFPKLSLELEIFLILSILFSIFLGKTLRIKRIKFTKNFEDKILFIIIIIGWVLTFLYERKIPLIEAMRKTGYIYIDFKGIPTISPLIYTLTTYHSIKNYIQYLIFKEKKYLLYFTIEICFYLLGYRRGPILIIFIANFLSYVYIRGIKNLLLKGIIISFIVAYLFGILGNIRHGFSPLDTRMLKAIVFLNTEESFFDPLLWVYTYITSPLSNLQHTLEINNITFNIFEYIRRNFFLDFIQKRFQGYTNIKLLIPVLTVQTGYNSSIINLGMLGAWITYITYMSFGYLYLKLMKNTEYYFIILLLLGITNIFFIFDNMYVNSAIGVTIIYPLVFYILKKIIKNN; from the coding sequence ATGCGAAAAATATTAATAAATCCATTTTATTTATATTCAATATCTTGGACTATAACTTTGGTATTTTATAAAATTAATATAATAAAAGTTTTTCCTAAACTTTCATTAGAGTTAGAAATATTTTTAATTTTATCAATATTATTTTCTATTTTTTTAGGAAAAACATTGAGAATAAAAAGGATAAAATTTACTAAAAATTTTGAGGATAAAATATTATTTATTATTATTATTATTGGCTGGGTTTTAACTTTTTTATATGAAAGAAAAATCCCTTTAATTGAGGCAATGAGAAAAACAGGATATATATATATAGATTTTAAAGGAATTCCAACAATAAGTCCACTTATATATACTTTAACAACTTATCATAGTATAAAAAATTATATTCAATATTTAATTTTTAAAGAAAAAAAATATTTGTTATATTTTACCATAGAAATATGTTTTTATTTATTAGGATATCGAAGAGGACCTATATTAATAATTTTTATTGCAAATTTTTTATCTTATGTATATATACGTGGAATAAAAAACTTATTATTGAAAGGAATAATAATAAGTTTTATAGTAGCATATTTATTTGGTATTTTAGGAAATATTAGACATGGGTTTTCACCATTAGATACAAGAATGTTAAAAGCGATAGTTTTTCTCAATACTGAGGAAAGTTTTTTTGATCCATTGTTGTGGGTATATACCTATATAACTTCACCACTATCTAATTTACAACATACTTTAGAAATTAATAACATAACTTTTAATATTTTTGAATATATTAGAAGAAATTTTTTTCTAGATTTTATTCAAAAGCGTTTTCAAGGATATACCAATATAAAACTTTTAATACCTGTATTAACTGTTCAAACTGGATATAATAGTTCAATAATAAATCTTGGAATGCTAGGTGCTTGGATAACTTACATAACATATATGAGTTTTGGATATTTATATTTAAAGTTAATGAAGAATACAGAATATTATTTTATTATTTTATTACTTTTAGGAATAACAAATATATTTTTTATTTTCGATAATATGTATGTTAATAGTGCTATTGGAGTCACAATAATATATCCACTAGTATTTTACATTTTAAAAAAAATAATAAAAAATAATTAA
- a CDS encoding LbetaH domain-containing protein, with translation MEEVVLIGTMVIINPESKIGKCSIINTGSIIEHNCEIGDYAHLSYRVLVGSESKISANVMVDMGRILERRSSV, from the coding sequence ATGGAAGAAGTTGTATTAATAGGAACTATGGTAATTATTAATCCAGAAAGTAAAATAGGGAAATGTTCAATTATAAATACAGGAAGTATAATTGAACATAACTGTGAGATAGGGGATTATGCTCACTTATCTTATAGAGTCTTAGTGGGAAGTGAAAGTAAGATATCAGCTAACGTTATGGTAGATATGGGGAGAATATTAGAAAGAAGAAGTAGTGTATAG
- a CDS encoding glycosyltransferase family 4 protein, whose amino-acid sequence MKKRKNILMVSHSSGGGGAEVVFEKTLDYLKEDGHKITVILPNKKGYLYEKLKYQEGIKLFILNLKNISVGPLYKNLIKIIYDFILIIIFRRKLIINENIDIIYSSTIVNIFPIILGVITKKRIVWHIHERYNDYSKIYNPKLDKIMKYLFRKSEVIFLSNKLKYSWKKRLKIKEKTKDHIIYNFIKESIEQKNSDRSVVTLGFAGTFCERKNPYLFVELIEKLNKKYKVEAIMCGSKIKEEIKKYITEKKLEMSNLKLYDYIDINEFFNKIDIFILPSYNEAWPLVAIEAMKAEVIPIITKESDLDEIFQEEKNIFYFDPNNLENLESKIEKVLYLKESEKKNLFKRNLKIIEKYSFSKNYKIKIKNLFNYM is encoded by the coding sequence TTGAAAAAAAGAAAAAATATTTTAATGGTTTCTCATTCAAGTGGTGGTGGTGGAGCAGAAGTTGTATTTGAGAAAACATTGGACTATTTAAAAGAAGATGGACATAAAATAACAGTTATTCTGCCTAATAAAAAGGGATATTTATATGAAAAATTAAAATATCAAGAAGGAATAAAATTATTTATTTTAAATTTAAAAAATATAAGTGTAGGGCCTCTATATAAAAATTTAATAAAAATTATATATGATTTTATTCTTATAATAATTTTTAGGAGAAAATTGATTATTAATGAAAATATAGATATAATTTATTCATCAACAATCGTAAATATTTTTCCAATTATATTAGGAGTAATTACTAAAAAAAGAATAGTGTGGCATATTCATGAAAGGTATAATGATTATTCGAAAATTTATAATCCAAAGTTGGATAAAATAATGAAATATTTATTTAGAAAAAGTGAAGTAATATTTTTATCAAATAAATTGAAATATTCTTGGAAAAAAAGATTAAAAATAAAAGAAAAAACAAAAGATCATATTATATACAATTTTATAAAAGAAAGTATTGAGCAGAAGAATAGCGATAGATCAGTAGTAACCTTAGGATTTGCTGGAACTTTTTGTGAAAGAAAAAACCCTTATTTATTTGTAGAGCTCATTGAAAAATTAAATAAAAAGTATAAAGTTGAAGCAATAATGTGTGGCTCAAAGATAAAAGAAGAAATAAAAAAATATATAACTGAAAAAAAATTAGAAATGTCTAATTTAAAGTTATATGATTATATAGATATAAATGAATTTTTTAATAAAATTGATATATTTATTTTACCTTCTTATAATGAAGCATGGCCGTTAGTAGCAATAGAAGCAATGAAGGCAGAGGTGATTCCTATTATAACTAAAGAAAGTGATTTAGATGAAATATTTCAAGAGGAAAAAAATATTTTTTATTTTGATCCTAATAATTTAGAAAATTTAGAAAGTAAAATTGAAAAGGTTTTATATTTGAAGGAATCAGAAAAAAAAAATTTGTTCAAGAGAAACTTAAAAATAATTGAAAAGTACTCTTTTAGTAAAAATTATAAAATAAAAATAAAGAATTTATTCAATTATATGTAG
- a CDS encoding formyltransferase family protein, translating into MKFGFITCVQLGKSCIEKILEMGGRLDLLVTLKDEKAKDKSGRIYLDDIATKNNIPLLKINNVNDIEVIEILKKYEIDWLFIIGWSQIAKIDLLNTPKKGCIGMHPTLLPEGRGRASIPWAILKKLDKTGVTMFKLNQGVDTGEILGQVEIPLTEEITATELYREVNKSHIKLIEKYWEDIINDRLELKEQQEEDATYWEGRKPEDGEIKNKMTVEEAETLVRAVTHPYPGAFYKKDNQKIIIWKAKKVEKYEENSIELLNGYLLPIEYTVETIGE; encoded by the coding sequence ATGAAATTTGGATTTATAACATGTGTACAATTAGGAAAGAGTTGTATTGAAAAAATTCTTGAAATGGGAGGAAGGTTAGATTTATTAGTAACTTTAAAAGATGAAAAAGCTAAAGATAAATCAGGAAGAATATATTTAGATGATATAGCTACTAAAAATAATATTCCATTACTAAAAATAAATAATGTAAATGATATAGAAGTAATAGAAATTTTGAAAAAATATGAAATTGATTGGTTATTTATAATAGGATGGTCTCAAATAGCTAAGATAGACTTATTAAATACACCTAAAAAAGGGTGTATTGGAATGCATCCAACATTATTACCAGAAGGAAGAGGGAGAGCAAGTATTCCTTGGGCAATCTTAAAGAAATTAGATAAAACTGGTGTTACAATGTTTAAATTAAATCAGGGGGTAGATACTGGAGAAATCTTAGGTCAAGTAGAGATACCCTTAACAGAAGAGATAACTGCAACAGAATTATATAGAGAAGTTAATAAATCACACATAAAATTGATAGAGAAATATTGGGAAGATATTATAAATGATAGATTAGAATTAAAAGAGCAACAAGAAGAAGATGCAACTTATTGGGAAGGTCGTAAACCAGAAGATGGGGAAATAAAAAATAAAATGACAGTAGAAGAAGCAGAAACATTAGTGAGGGCAGTTACTCATCCTTATCCAGGAGCTTTTTATAAAAAAGATAATCAAAAAATTATTATTTGGAAGGCAAAGAAAGTAGAAAAGTATGAAGAAAATTCAATAGAATTATTAAATGGATATTTGTTACCAATAGAATATACAGTAGAAACTATAGGAGAGTAA
- a CDS encoding glycosyltransferase family 2 protein has product MKNRKIYGVVVLYNPNISETINNINSYVSELDKLYIIDNSEKENYTRLENYITINKNIEYTWLGENKGIAKALNVGKNKAINEEADYFLTIDQDSSFKNNFREMINWLINNELLLEKVAIISPIHNLKEKNIKTKNKLEEKEIVMTSGNILNLNLIKNIGDFNEDFFIDEVDHEFCYRIREKGYKILCLNDIELNHKLGNLKNYKFFSVTNHNYIRRYYITRNRLYMIKRFPELKKKYIIKNFSDFFKIILFEKNKIKKIKYFFKGIDDFYKNKKGKLVEGV; this is encoded by the coding sequence ATGAAAAATAGAAAAATTTATGGAGTTGTAGTTTTATATAATCCAAATATCAGTGAAACAATAAATAATATTAATTCTTATGTGAGTGAATTGGATAAATTATACATAATAGATAACTCCGAAAAAGAAAACTATACACGGTTAGAAAATTATATAACAATTAATAAAAATATCGAATATACTTGGCTAGGAGAAAATAAAGGGATAGCTAAAGCATTGAATGTTGGAAAAAATAAAGCTATCAACGAAGAAGCGGATTATTTCCTTACAATAGATCAAGACAGTAGTTTTAAAAATAATTTTAGAGAAATGATAAATTGGTTAATTAATAATGAGCTTTTACTGGAAAAAGTTGCTATAATTTCTCCTATTCATAATCTAAAAGAGAAAAATATAAAAACGAAAAATAAATTAGAAGAAAAAGAGATTGTGATGACATCTGGAAATATTCTTAATTTGAATTTAATAAAAAATATAGGAGATTTTAACGAAGATTTTTTCATTGATGAAGTTGATCATGAATTTTGTTATAGGATAAGAGAAAAAGGATATAAAATATTATGTTTAAATGATATTGAACTAAATCATAAATTGGGAAATTTAAAAAATTATAAGTTCTTTTCAGTGACTAATCATAATTATATTAGAAGATATTACATAACTAGAAATAGATTATATATGATAAAAAGATTTCCTGAGTTAAAAAAGAAGTATATAATAAAAAATTTTAGTGATTTTTTTAAAATAATACTTTTTGAAAAAAATAAAATAAAAAAAATTAAATATTTTTTTAAAGGGATTGATGATTTCTATAAAAATAAAAAAGGTAAATTAGTAGAAGGTGTTTAA
- a CDS encoding PIG-L deacetylase family protein, with the protein MSYLIVCAHPDDEVLGAGATMYKLASEGKEVNVCILSGNVMARKFRPSDEELEQDTNTSMRILNVNKFICGEFPNIQLNIIPHLELVQFIEKVIIETKADVIITHHPSDLNNDHLHTSLACQAAVRLFQRRNDVAPIKEFLFMEVPSATEWTLNNGMNKFNPNLFVEIGKEALEKKIEALNSYRGVMRDYPHPRSNEFIAGLAGYRGGQAGLYYAEAFESVFRRGF; encoded by the coding sequence ATGTCATATTTAATAGTTTGTGCACATCCAGATGATGAAGTTTTAGGTGCTGGAGCAACAATGTATAAATTAGCTAGTGAGGGAAAAGAAGTAAATGTATGTATATTGTCAGGAAATGTAATGGCTCGTAAATTTAGACCTAGTGATGAAGAGTTAGAACAAGACACAAATACTAGTATGAGAATATTAAATGTTAATAAGTTTATTTGTGGAGAGTTTCCAAATATTCAATTGAATATAATTCCACACTTAGAGTTAGTTCAATTTATTGAAAAGGTAATTATAGAAACAAAAGCAGATGTAATAATAACACATCATCCTTCAGATCTAAATAATGATCATTTACATACATCTTTAGCTTGTCAAGCTGCAGTACGTTTATTTCAAAGAAGAAATGATGTAGCTCCAATAAAGGAATTTTTATTTATGGAAGTACCATCAGCTACTGAATGGACACTTAATAATGGTATGAATAAGTTTAATCCAAATTTATTTGTTGAAATAGGAAAAGAGGCACTTGAAAAAAAAATAGAAGCATTAAATAGTTATAGAGGAGTGATGAGAGATTATCCACACCCAAGAAGTAATGAGTTTATAGCAGGATTAGCAGGCTATAGAGGCGGACAAGCTGGATTATATTATGCTGAAGCTTTTGAAAGTGTTTTTAGAAGAGGATTTTAA
- the rfbA gene encoding glucose-1-phosphate thymidylyltransferase RfbA, which translates to MKGIILAGGSGTRLYPITKAISKQINPIYDKPMIYYPLSILMLAGIKEILVISTPRDLPSFKDLLGNGEDFGVRLEYSVQEKPNGLAEAFIIGENFIGSDSCALVLGDNIFYGHGLTGILREAREKKEGATIFGYYVTNPEDFGVVEFDKDGKVISLEEKPQNPKSNYAVPGLYFYDNTVVEKAKRVKFSKRGELEITSINEMYLQEEKLHVVNFGRGMAWLDTGTHDALLEAANFVKTIQSRQGVMVACLEEIAYRNGWISKEKVLELAKPLMKSKYGEYLIGMVKNEK; encoded by the coding sequence ATGAAGGGAATAATATTAGCAGGAGGAAGTGGAACAAGACTTTACCCAATAACAAAAGCGATATCGAAACAAATAAATCCAATATATGATAAACCAATGATCTATTACCCCCTTTCTATTCTTATGTTAGCAGGAATAAAAGAGATATTAGTGATCTCTACTCCTAGAGATTTACCTTCGTTTAAAGATTTACTAGGAAATGGAGAAGATTTTGGAGTAAGACTAGAATATAGTGTCCAAGAAAAGCCAAATGGATTAGCAGAAGCATTTATTATAGGAGAAAACTTTATAGGAAGTGATTCATGTGCTTTAGTATTAGGAGATAATATTTTTTATGGACATGGACTTACAGGAATTTTAAGGGAAGCAAGAGAGAAAAAGGAAGGAGCTACTATATTTGGCTATTATGTGACTAATCCAGAAGATTTTGGAGTGGTAGAGTTTGATAAAGATGGGAAGGTAATATCTTTGGAAGAAAAACCACAAAATCCAAAATCAAATTATGCAGTACCAGGACTATATTTTTATGATAATACAGTAGTAGAGAAAGCTAAGAGAGTAAAATTTTCAAAAAGAGGAGAGTTGGAGATAACTTCAATCAATGAGATGTATCTACAAGAAGAAAAACTTCATGTAGTAAACTTCGGTAGAGGAATGGCATGGTTAGATACAGGGACACATGATGCTCTACTTGAAGCAGCAAATTTTGTAAAAACAATTCAGAGTAGACAAGGAGTAATGGTAGCTTGTCTTGAAGAGATAGCATACAGAAATGGATGGATAAGTAAAGAAAAAGTATTAGAATTAGCTAAGCCGTTAATGAAATCTAAATATGGAGAGTATCTGATAGGAATGGTAAAAAATGAAAAATAG
- the rfbD gene encoding dTDP-4-dehydrorhamnose reductase: protein MSKFRRIETGIEGLCVIEPTVFGDNRGFFLETYNKKEFEELEITAEFVQDNHSKSRKGVLRGLHFQTKHSQGKLVRVVKGSVYDVAVDIRKRSKTYGQWYGIELSAENKKMFYIPDGFAHGFLTLEDDTEFQYKCTDIYAPQYDSGIMYNDKELNIDWKLKEYGITELILSEKDKKHQTFREYTENYQGDYVLLTGANGQLGQDFQKLFDKLGVRYIATDYQDLDITDKEKIKMYMNSNNFTVVINCAAYNDVDKAEDEVEKCYSLNTYAPKNLAEICKEKDIIFVTYSTDFVFDGEKEIPYVEEDTPNPLSIYSKSKLEGEKYSLEYEKAFLIRTSWVFGMGNNNFCKQVISWSKDKDTLKIVDDQVSSPTYSRDLAEFSWTLIQTDKYGLYHFSNAGEASKYEQAEYILNKIGWRGKLERAKTNDFPLKAKRAKYSKLDSSKIERLVNKKIPHWKEGIDRFLEEYKNRKS, encoded by the coding sequence ATGAGTAAGTTTAGAAGAATAGAAACAGGGATAGAAGGACTATGTGTAATAGAACCTACTGTATTTGGAGATAATAGAGGATTTTTTTTAGAAACATATAATAAGAAAGAATTTGAAGAGTTAGAAATAACAGCAGAATTTGTACAAGATAATCATTCTAAATCTAGAAAAGGAGTATTGAGAGGATTACATTTTCAAACTAAACATTCTCAAGGAAAATTAGTAAGAGTAGTAAAAGGCTCAGTATATGATGTAGCAGTAGATATTAGAAAAAGAAGTAAAACATATGGACAGTGGTATGGAATAGAACTAAGTGCAGAAAATAAAAAGATGTTCTATATACCAGATGGATTTGCTCATGGATTTTTAACTTTAGAAGATGATACAGAGTTTCAATATAAATGTACAGATATATATGCGCCACAATATGATAGTGGAATAATGTACAATGATAAAGAGTTAAATATAGATTGGAAATTAAAAGAATATGGGATAACAGAGTTAATTTTATCAGAAAAAGATAAAAAACATCAAACCTTTAGAGAATATACAGAAAATTACCAAGGCGATTATGTATTGCTTACTGGTGCTAATGGCCAATTAGGACAAGATTTTCAAAAGTTATTTGATAAATTAGGAGTTAGATATATAGCTACTGATTATCAAGATCTTGATATAACAGACAAAGAAAAAATAAAAATGTATATGAATAGTAATAATTTTACAGTAGTTATTAATTGCGCTGCATATAATGATGTAGATAAGGCAGAAGATGAAGTTGAAAAGTGTTATTCTTTAAATACTTATGCACCTAAAAATTTAGCAGAGATTTGTAAAGAAAAAGATATTATTTTTGTAACCTATTCGACAGATTTTGTATTTGATGGAGAAAAAGAGATACCATATGTAGAGGAAGATACTCCTAATCCTTTATCAATATATTCTAAATCTAAGTTAGAAGGCGAGAAATACTCTTTAGAATATGAGAAGGCTTTTTTAATTAGGACCTCTTGGGTATTTGGAATGGGAAACAATAATTTTTGTAAACAAGTAATAAGTTGGTCAAAAGATAAAGATACATTAAAGATAGTAGATGATCAAGTATCTAGCCCAACATATTCAAGGGATTTAGCAGAATTTTCTTGGACTTTAATACAAACAGATAAGTATGGATTATATCATTTTTCAAATGCAGGAGAAGCTTCTAAGTACGAACAAGCAGAATATATATTAAATAAGATAGGCTGGAGAGGAAAATTAGAAAGAGCAAAAACAAATGATTTTCCATTAAAGGCAAAAAGAGCCAAATATTCAAAATTAGATAGTAGTAAGATAGAGAGATTAGTAAATAAGAAAATACCTCATTGGAAAGAGGGGATTGATAGATTTTTAGAAGAGTATAAAAATAGAAAATCATAG
- a CDS encoding sugar transferase, translated as MQKLLKRIFDMVVSFLILIILFPIGFLIALLIKLDSKGPVFFFQNRPGLKGKIFKIYKFRTMNLGSEVMIKGKEVMKDDVRVTRIGKFLRRTKIDEIPQIINVLKGDMSLIGPRPERIDSLKDYDEEISKRLNVLPGMTGLAQVCGNIYLPLSERYKLDVYYVENFSLLLDLKIMVRTVGVVLLGEEKFKNKRI; from the coding sequence ATGCAAAAATTATTAAAGAGAATATTTGATATGGTAGTTTCATTTTTAATACTTATAATATTATTTCCTATAGGTTTTTTAATAGCTTTATTAATAAAGTTAGATTCAAAAGGACCAGTATTTTTCTTTCAAAATAGACCTGGATTAAAGGGGAAAATTTTTAAAATATATAAATTCAGAACAATGAATCTCGGATCAGAAGTCATGATAAAAGGAAAAGAAGTCATGAAAGATGATGTAAGAGTTACTAGAATTGGTAAATTTTTAAGAAGGACAAAAATAGATGAAATACCTCAAATAATAAATGTTTTAAAAGGAGATATGAGTCTAATAGGACCAAGACCAGAGAGAATAGATTCATTAAAAGATTATGATGAAGAGATCTCAAAAAGGTTAAATGTACTTCCTGGAATGACAGGATTAGCACAGGTTTGTGGAAATATTTATCTACCATTAAGTGAACGTTATAAATTAGATGTCTATTATGTAGAGAATTTTAGTTTATTATTAGATTTAAAAATAATGGTTAGAACAGTAGGAGTAGTTTTATTAGGAGAAGAAAAATTTAAAAATAAGAGAATATAA
- a CDS encoding NAD-dependent epimerase/dehydratase family protein: MKTILITGASGFIGSNFMERYKDKYNIIPMDLLKVKPEEIDFTRVDTVLHLAALVHQMKGAPREKYFEVNTELTRRVAVEAKKQGVKHFVFYSTVAVYGTHGEIYKEVILDKNSKINPKTPYAESKWQAEEILRKLEGDNFKISILRPPMVYGKNCPGNMRRLEKLVDILPILPFNYIENKRTLVEINKLLKITNEVIEKEVLGITIPKDDRDVSIKEIVEKIIKEKNKKRILIKFPSFIFKLLVKIKPEIMKSLYGDMRFE; the protein is encoded by the coding sequence ATGAAAACAATATTAATAACAGGAGCTTCTGGATTTATAGGAAGTAATTTTATGGAAAGATATAAAGATAAATATAATATTATTCCTATGGATTTATTAAAAGTAAAACCAGAAGAAATAGATTTTACTAGAGTAGATACAGTATTACATCTAGCTGCTTTAGTTCATCAAATGAAAGGAGCTCCTAGAGAGAAGTATTTTGAAGTAAATACAGAGCTTACTAGAAGAGTAGCAGTAGAAGCTAAAAAGCAAGGGGTAAAACATTTTGTATTTTATAGTACAGTGGCAGTATATGGAACTCATGGGGAAATTTATAAAGAAGTTATATTAGATAAAAATTCAAAAATTAACCCTAAAACACCTTATGCAGAGAGTAAGTGGCAAGCAGAAGAAATTTTAAGAAAATTAGAGGGGGATAATTTTAAAATTTCAATTTTAAGACCACCAATGGTATATGGAAAAAATTGTCCAGGAAATATGAGAAGATTAGAAAAGTTAGTAGATATACTACCAATACTACCATTTAATTATATTGAGAATAAAAGGACATTAGTTGAAATAAATAAGCTATTAAAAATAACGAATGAAGTAATAGAGAAAGAAGTATTAGGAATAACAATTCCAAAAGATGATAGAGATGTTTCTATAAAAGAGATAGTGGAAAAGATAATAAAAGAAAAAAATAAGAAAAGAATCTTAATAAAGTTTCCAAGTTTTATTTTTAAGTTGTTAGTTAAGATAAAACCTGAAATAATGAAAAGTTTATATGGAGATATGAGATTTGAATAA